In Alkalihalobacterium alkalinitrilicum, a genomic segment contains:
- a CDS encoding DUF262 domain-containing protein produces MNTIQSEDLIVQKLFNDYYTVPSYQREYVWQQDQVNRLLEDILEAKGDFPRTDEGDYFIGSIVVCESKMQNEGSVLEVIDGQQRLTTMIVILCAIRDRITDINQQADISAINSFILNSSFDYMGNAVEKMKLSLQYEESDGILEKLGKRKDVSNVSTNSKSVNNIINAYQYTKEFLAQNYGDEEKTVREFFGYLINKVKVIRVQTISVAQALKIFETINDRGVGLNSMDLLKNLMFMHVKPQEFDKLKMKWKEIVQELEKRKEKPLRFLRYFIMGNYGVEEITEERIYDWFLNNEDKCGYKSDSFGFVELLTKNVKAYANYVSGKNPDGTNNRYLDNLRYFSGSARQHLILLLAARKLDNQLLEKLSRQIENLFFCYTITREPTKTFEKKFAKWSLDLINVKDEEGLDQFLQKYIEDDKRKKKESFAYHLSILTQQSIQQYRIRYILAKLSQSLDEKAWGSTPVYTTLNTYINKDIELEHILPRNPTTSVRDAFDKQDEYKDYVVKLGNLTLLEKSINSSISNGSYENKRVEYEKSNFVLTKAISKKPQVGVNTKINRAVSKLRTYDKWNSVSIEDRQQLLVELAFHAWDMETAAVTTS; encoded by the coding sequence ATGAATACGATCCAATCCGAAGATCTTATTGTACAAAAGCTTTTTAATGACTATTATACAGTTCCAAGTTATCAGCGTGAGTACGTGTGGCAACAAGATCAAGTAAATCGACTTTTAGAAGATATATTGGAAGCGAAAGGTGATTTTCCGAGAACAGATGAAGGAGATTATTTTATTGGTAGTATCGTTGTTTGTGAGTCTAAAATGCAAAATGAAGGCAGTGTCCTAGAGGTTATTGATGGACAACAACGATTAACAACGATGATCGTCATTTTATGTGCGATTCGCGATAGAATTACAGATATTAATCAACAAGCAGATATTTCAGCTATTAACAGCTTTATTTTAAACTCAAGCTTTGACTATATGGGAAATGCAGTTGAAAAGATGAAGCTGTCCCTACAGTATGAAGAAAGTGATGGTATCCTTGAAAAATTAGGTAAGAGAAAGGACGTTTCAAACGTCTCGACAAATTCAAAATCGGTTAACAACATTATTAATGCTTATCAATATACGAAAGAATTTTTAGCCCAAAATTATGGTGATGAGGAAAAGACAGTTAGAGAATTTTTTGGATATCTAATAAATAAAGTAAAAGTTATTCGTGTGCAAACGATTAGTGTTGCCCAAGCCCTGAAAATTTTCGAAACGATCAATGATCGAGGTGTCGGTTTAAACTCCATGGATTTGCTGAAGAACCTTATGTTCATGCATGTAAAACCACAAGAATTTGATAAGCTAAAGATGAAATGGAAAGAAATTGTTCAAGAACTTGAGAAACGAAAAGAAAAGCCATTACGGTTCCTGCGCTATTTTATTATGGGGAACTATGGTGTAGAAGAAATTACCGAAGAAAGGATATATGATTGGTTCCTCAATAATGAAGATAAGTGTGGTTATAAGTCTGATTCTTTCGGGTTTGTAGAATTGTTAACAAAAAATGTTAAAGCCTATGCTAATTATGTTTCGGGGAAAAATCCAGATGGAACGAACAACCGTTATTTAGATAATCTACGCTATTTTAGTGGATCTGCACGACAACATTTAATTTTACTATTAGCAGCCCGAAAGTTAGATAATCAATTGCTAGAAAAACTATCAAGACAAATTGAAAATCTATTTTTCTGTTATACGATCACCAGAGAACCAACAAAAACGTTTGAAAAGAAGTTTGCGAAGTGGTCATTAGATTTGATAAATGTTAAGGATGAAGAGGGATTAGATCAGTTCCTTCAAAAATATATTGAAGATGATAAAAGAAAGAAGAAAGAAAGTTTCGCCTATCATTTGTCAATATTAACGCAACAAAGTATACAACAATATCGAATTCGTTATATATTGGCCAAGCTATCCCAATCATTAGACGAGAAAGCATGGGGAAGTACACCCGTATACACTACTTTAAATACGTACATTAATAAAGATATTGAGCTTGAACACATCCTCCCGCGAAACCCAACAACTAGTGTGCGAGATGCGTTTGATAAACAAGATGAATACAAAGACTATGTTGTTAAATTAGGAAATCTAACGCTGTTAGAGAAGTCTATTAATTCATCAATCTCAAATGGTTCTTATGAAAATAAGCGTGTCGAATATGAGAAAAGTAACTTCGTTCTTACAAAAGCAATATCCAAAAAGCCACAAGTCGGTGTCAATACAAAAATCAATCGTGCCGTCAGTAAACTCCGAACCTATGATAAGTGGAATTCAGTGAGTATTGAAGATCGCCAACAACTATTAGTTGAACTTGCTTTTCATGCATGGGATATGGAAACTGCAGCGGTTACAACTTCATAG
- a CDS encoding helix-turn-helix transcriptional regulator: protein METKLSTKQRLLKIQDLLKKYTDEHHQLTIKELVDLFYTKTEQTVGHKAVRDDLRELAESGLFDVIENHEKNGVEKYYSHQTRLFEIHELRLLIDAVSSAKFITKAETENLVKKLKKLTSIELAKQLENRILLPEGTKSGNKEVRKTINVLHEAIWKKQVIQFQYGKYNNSKDFQLSRNGDGYSVKPYALVWNNEFYYLIGEFQPEGDIRHYRIDRMRNVEITNRTFLIDPHFDISRYTQTLFHMYSGEERSIEIEFVNQLLNVVIDRFGLDVNIRPHTEETFRITTNAVISDGLVRWLLTWGSDAKVISPPSLVTRMKAEAGKLFRHYE, encoded by the coding sequence GTGGAGACAAAGTTATCAACGAAACAAAGACTATTAAAAATTCAAGACCTACTAAAAAAATATACGGACGAACATCACCAGTTAACGATCAAGGAATTGGTAGATTTATTCTACACTAAAACTGAACAAACTGTAGGACATAAAGCGGTAAGAGATGATTTAAGAGAATTAGCAGAGTCGGGTCTTTTTGATGTAATTGAAAATCATGAAAAAAATGGGGTGGAGAAGTATTATAGTCATCAAACCCGTTTGTTTGAAATTCATGAATTACGTCTGTTAATCGATGCGGTTTCTTCTGCTAAATTTATAACAAAGGCGGAAACAGAAAACCTAGTCAAAAAATTGAAAAAGCTAACAAGTATTGAACTTGCGAAACAGCTAGAAAATCGTATTCTATTACCTGAAGGGACCAAATCGGGAAATAAAGAAGTTAGAAAAACGATTAATGTCTTACATGAAGCCATTTGGAAGAAGCAAGTTATTCAATTTCAATATGGTAAATATAATAATTCTAAAGATTTTCAATTAAGTAGAAACGGAGATGGTTATTCTGTAAAGCCGTATGCTCTCGTATGGAACAATGAATTTTACTATTTAATTGGTGAGTTTCAGCCTGAGGGGGATATCCGTCATTATCGTATTGATCGGATGAGAAACGTAGAAATTACGAATCGTACATTTCTAATTGACCCTCATTTTGATATTAGCCGTTATACACAAACGCTTTTTCATATGTATTCAGGGGAAGAGCGAAGTATTGAGATAGAATTTGTAAATCAATTACTTAATGTTGTTATCGATCGATTCGGATTAGACGTAAATATTCGTCCGCACACAGAGGAGACATTCAGAATAACGACCAATGCGGTCATTAGTGATGGTTTGGTGCGTTGGTTATTAACATGGGGAAGTGATGCAAAAGTTATTTCTCCACCTTCACTTGTAACTCGCATGAAAGCTGAGGCTGGAAAATTATTTAGACACTATGAGTAG
- a CDS encoding cytochrome P450 has protein sequence MSKLKNWKQIKGPKGKWLTGNLNDFQQDPLHFLTELSIEYGEVAKFRLGPFQKVYHVSNPNLIKEILVTKQNKFTKSKDLNVLKDVVGEGLLTSEKDFHMKQRRLIQPAFKKSHITNYAHDMIDVTTDYISHWEENREYQMAQEMMNITLGIITKTMFSMSFQEGSDVIGTPIESFMKLAIKRMRSIVPLPLWLPTKNNLLYKKSILKLEQVLGNIIEQRKKSGEKLDDLLGMLMEARSEVDGLGMSDKQLKDELMTIFLAGHETTANALTWCLFLLTQNPHVVKKLNEEIDLVIGDRNVVPDDYMKLHYTQNIIWETLRLYPPAYVIGRQVDEDVEVGDYLFQKGEMILISSYVLQRDPTYFEQPLSFMPERFENEMVKSLPPYAYFPFGGGPRVCIGNHFAIMEAVLVLACICQKYNLALAPHHHEVKPQPLITLRPKRGINIVLTKK, from the coding sequence TTGAGTAAATTAAAGAATTGGAAGCAAATCAAAGGACCAAAAGGAAAATGGCTAACAGGAAATCTTAATGACTTCCAGCAAGATCCTTTACACTTTCTAACCGAACTTTCTATTGAGTATGGTGAAGTTGCTAAGTTTCGTTTAGGACCCTTTCAAAAGGTCTATCACGTCTCGAATCCGAATTTAATTAAGGAAATCCTAGTAACTAAACAAAATAAATTTACGAAATCAAAAGATTTAAATGTTCTTAAGGATGTCGTCGGGGAAGGTCTGTTGACGAGCGAAAAAGATTTTCATATGAAGCAAAGAAGACTTATACAACCTGCTTTTAAAAAATCACATATTACAAATTACGCTCATGATATGATCGATGTAACAACTGATTATATCAGTCATTGGGAGGAAAACCGCGAATACCAAATGGCCCAGGAAATGATGAACATTACACTTGGTATTATTACGAAAACGATGTTCAGTATGAGCTTTCAAGAAGGTTCTGATGTGATTGGCACTCCCATCGAATCGTTTATGAAACTTGCAATTAAAAGAATGCGATCCATTGTACCACTCCCTCTATGGTTACCAACAAAAAACAATCTTCTCTATAAAAAATCCATTCTAAAATTGGAACAAGTGTTAGGTAACATCATTGAACAAAGAAAAAAAAGCGGTGAAAAGCTTGATGATTTACTTGGAATGTTAATGGAGGCACGTTCCGAAGTGGATGGTTTAGGTATGTCCGACAAACAACTAAAGGATGAACTTATGACCATTTTCTTAGCTGGCCATGAAACAACAGCGAATGCATTAACCTGGTGTCTTTTCTTACTCACACAAAACCCTCATGTGGTGAAAAAGTTAAATGAAGAAATAGATCTAGTGATCGGTGATCGTAACGTCGTCCCTGATGATTATATGAAATTGCATTACACACAAAATATAATTTGGGAAACGCTTCGGTTGTACCCTCCTGCCTATGTCATAGGTCGTCAAGTCGATGAGGATGTTGAGGTTGGCGACTATCTTTTTCAAAAAGGCGAAATGATCCTGATCAGTTCATATGTTTTACAGCGTGATCCAACTTATTTTGAACAGCCACTGTCTTTTATGCCAGAACGATTTGAAAATGAAATGGTCAAATCCCTTCCTCCTTATGCCTACTTTCCGTTTGGTGGTGGACCAAGAGTTTGCATCGGTAATCACTTTGCTATTATGGAAGCTGTGCTTGTTTTAGCTTGTATTTGTCAAAAATATAATTTAGCGCTCGCACCTCATCATCATGAAGTAAAGCCTCAACCACTCATAACACTTCGACCAAAACGCGGCATAAATATTGTGCTGACTAAGAAATAA
- a CDS encoding metallophosphoesterase: protein MFLLFSSIVFFYFQNNTIVTTETTFFSRNIPPSFEDYKIVQLSDLHSKTFGKHQRTLVQKVNKVNPDLIVFTGDLVDSEKYNEEASLTLMAELVQIAPVYFVTGNHEWWSGKFDSLEEKLIDIGVQVLRNSAGVLTRGNDIVHIIGIDDPAKGNANYEERHISEKAILDSLEGLEEDVNFKILLSHRPEMLSLYADYEFDLVFTGHAHGGQFRIPFIGGVVAPNQGLFPKYTSGKHELDKTTMIVNRGLGNSIIPLRLLNRPEIVVLSLKTEMSTYPH from the coding sequence ATGTTTTTGTTGTTCTCATCAATCGTCTTCTTTTATTTTCAAAATAACACCATTGTAACAACTGAAACGACGTTTTTTTCAAGAAATATACCCCCAAGTTTTGAAGATTATAAAATCGTTCAACTGTCTGACCTACATAGCAAAACTTTTGGAAAACATCAAAGAACCCTGGTTCAAAAAGTTAACAAAGTAAATCCAGATTTAATTGTTTTTACGGGTGATTTAGTAGATTCAGAAAAATATAACGAAGAAGCTAGTTTGACATTGATGGCGGAGTTGGTTCAAATTGCTCCTGTATATTTTGTAACTGGAAATCACGAATGGTGGTCTGGAAAATTCGATTCGTTAGAAGAAAAGTTAATAGATATAGGTGTCCAAGTCTTGAGAAATTCAGCAGGGGTATTAACTCGTGGAAACGATATAGTTCATATCATAGGAATTGACGACCCAGCAAAAGGAAATGCGAATTATGAGGAACGCCATATTTCAGAGAAAGCAATCCTAGATTCCCTAGAAGGACTCGAAGAAGATGTGAATTTTAAAATTCTCTTATCACATCGACCTGAAATGCTTTCTCTTTATGCTGATTATGAATTTGATCTTGTTTTCACAGGACACGCTCACGGTGGCCAATTTAGAATTCCTTTTATCGGGGGGGTAGTTGCTCCAAATCAAGGTTTATTTCCAAAGTATACTTCTGGTAAACATGAGTTAGATAAAACGACGATGATTGTGAACAGAGGCCTTGGAAATAGTATCATTCCTTTAAGACTACTTAATCGTCCCGAAATAGTGGTTCTTTCATTAAAAACAGAAATGTCAACGTACCCCCACTGA
- a CDS encoding NAD-dependent deacylase: protein MMKEFQWKTILKLSGEGGSITFLGKKNEREHWIYKRNINEIFSLEEMDDHPPNVEYQPSKTIKKLKPTVRKSNEATHWDSARKMIEEYPLEYLKPVHVHPEFAEKVWDIISTKKLPKHRLKLWVKACFPTTTNEIFELFYALTKSKHTVVLTGAGMSVESGIPDFRSPSGWWKNIDPLTVATVEALEENYDLFYEFYSVRINTLKGCEPHEGYRILAKWERSDLIHEVATQNVDGFHFKALSNHVDELHGSILTYRCHQCENEASRDQFLNKESCNFCNGKLRPNVVLFGEALLEKAWNNALNHIQQADLVIVIGTSLQVYPVSQLPKMTNGKTVYINKEVSEFQSLFDVKIEGSARDTLIAVDQLIRS from the coding sequence ATGATGAAAGAATTTCAGTGGAAAACCATTCTTAAGCTTAGTGGTGAAGGTGGGAGTATTACATTTTTAGGAAAGAAAAATGAAAGGGAACATTGGATATATAAGCGCAACATCAATGAAATCTTTTCACTTGAGGAAATGGATGATCATCCACCTAATGTTGAATACCAACCTTCCAAAACGATAAAAAAGCTTAAACCGACAGTTAGAAAATCAAATGAAGCTACTCATTGGGATTCTGCTCGAAAAATGATAGAAGAATATCCGTTAGAATATTTGAAGCCTGTTCATGTCCACCCTGAATTTGCTGAAAAAGTATGGGATATTATCTCAACTAAAAAGCTACCGAAACATCGATTAAAACTATGGGTGAAAGCATGCTTTCCAACGACTACGAACGAGATATTTGAACTTTTTTATGCATTAACAAAATCCAAACATACTGTCGTGTTAACGGGGGCAGGTATGAGCGTTGAAAGTGGCATCCCTGATTTTCGCTCACCGTCAGGGTGGTGGAAAAATATTGATCCACTAACAGTAGCAACAGTAGAAGCGTTAGAGGAGAATTATGATTTATTTTATGAGTTTTATTCTGTGAGGATAAATACGTTAAAAGGGTGTGAACCACATGAAGGATATCGTATTCTTGCTAAATGGGAACGAAGCGATCTCATTCATGAGGTGGCGACTCAAAATGTTGACGGTTTCCACTTTAAGGCTTTAAGCAATCATGTCGATGAACTGCATGGATCGATTTTGACGTACCGCTGCCATCAATGTGAAAACGAAGCGAGTAGGGACCAGTTTTTAAATAAAGAAAGTTGTAATTTTTGCAACGGCAAGCTTCGCCCGAATGTTGTTCTTTTTGGAGAGGCGCTGCTAGAAAAAGCTTGGAACAATGCCCTTAATCATATTCAACAAGCAGATCTAGTAATTGTGATCGGAACGAGCCTTCAAGTGTATCCTGTTAGTCAACTGCCAAAAATGACAAACGGTAAAACCGTGTATATAAATAAAGAGGTCAGTGAGTTTCAGTCGTTATTTGATGTAAAGATCGAAGGAAGCGCGAGGGATACTTTAATCGCAGTGGATCAACTCATTCGATCATAG
- a CDS encoding helicase, with protein MRISNEGTYPDCLNITRTVELGGLTKEQLIQKLQEYSILINEYGKRLLTNEKFTTSDIKYRLHTVELTVGNLGFLEGATTAQIFKKASELGLELCPLELGPYLRLKYLDQSEGDSRTSIQQHQAPTGSITIATAILTEDDDFPKGFYLRRINGELWLRGYIADDLHVWDPYDHFIFCLKKGLNK; from the coding sequence ATGCGTATCAGTAATGAGGGAACATACCCTGATTGTCTAAATATTACTAGAACGGTAGAGCTTGGAGGACTTACGAAAGAGCAGCTTATCCAGAAATTGCAGGAATACTCTATCCTGATTAATGAGTATGGAAAGAGGCTATTAACTAATGAAAAATTTACTACTTCTGATATAAAGTACAGATTGCATACGGTTGAACTAACCGTTGGTAACCTTGGCTTTCTTGAAGGAGCTACAACTGCTCAGATCTTTAAAAAAGCGAGCGAACTTGGTTTGGAATTGTGTCCGCTTGAGTTGGGACCTTATCTAAGACTGAAGTATCTGGATCAGTCTGAAGGTGATTCGAGGACTTCTATACAGCAACATCAAGCTCCAACGGGATCTATCACAATAGCAACGGCGATACTAACTGAAGACGATGATTTTCCGAAAGGCTTTTATCTTAGACGAATTAACGGCGAGTTGTGGCTACGGGGCTACATTGCAGATGACTTGCACGTTTGGGATCCTTATGACCATTTTATCTTTTGTCTAAAAAAAGGCTTAAATAAGTGA
- a CDS encoding NAD(P)-dependent alcohol dehydrogenase encodes MKAVVCTKYGSPDVLELKEVKKPTPKEDEILIRIYATPVNYGDITARNFKNISPREFNMPFLFWLLARISFGIRKPKKQILGSEFAGEIELIGRDVTRFKVGDQVFGYRGPSFGANAEYLCMPTDGLVAIKPVNMTYEEAATIPYGALTALNMFRKVDIQSGQKVLINGASGGIGSAAVQLAKHFGAVVTGVCSTQKLEFVKALGADKVIDYTKEDFTKNGESYDLIFDILGKSSFSRCKNSLKQNGRYLLASFKMNQVIQMLWTSKIGGKKVICALSLEKIDDLILIKELIEAEKIKSFIDSRYPLVQTSEAHRYVETGHKKGSVVITF; translated from the coding sequence ATGAAAGCGGTTGTATGCACAAAATATGGATCACCAGATGTTCTGGAACTAAAAGAGGTGAAAAAACCTACACCAAAGGAAGATGAAATATTGATAAGAATTTATGCCACACCTGTAAATTACGGGGACATTACAGCTCGGAATTTTAAAAACATCTCACCTCGAGAGTTCAACATGCCTTTTCTCTTCTGGCTCCTTGCTCGAATATCGTTTGGTATAAGAAAACCCAAAAAACAAATTCTAGGGTCTGAGTTTGCAGGGGAAATTGAATTAATAGGGAGAGATGTGACACGATTTAAAGTGGGTGACCAGGTATTCGGTTATCGTGGTCCTAGCTTTGGAGCTAATGCTGAGTATTTATGTATGCCTACAGATGGGTTAGTGGCAATAAAACCTGTCAATATGACCTATGAGGAAGCCGCAACCATTCCTTATGGGGCATTAACCGCGTTAAATATGTTTAGAAAAGTAGACATTCAGAGCGGACAAAAAGTCCTTATTAATGGCGCTTCTGGAGGGATAGGTTCAGCTGCGGTACAGCTAGCCAAGCATTTTGGAGCAGTGGTTACCGGGGTATGTAGTACTCAAAAATTAGAATTCGTGAAAGCTTTAGGAGCTGATAAGGTCATTGATTACACCAAAGAGGATTTTACCAAAAACGGTGAAAGCTATGATCTCATTTTTGACATATTAGGGAAGAGTTCATTTTCACGTTGTAAAAACTCGCTAAAACAAAACGGACGCTATCTTTTAGCCAGCTTTAAGATGAACCAGGTTATTCAAATGCTATGGACCTCAAAGATCGGCGGCAAAAAAGTAATCTGTGCGTTGTCACTCGAAAAGATTGATGATCTAATTTTAATTAAGGAGCTAATTGAGGCGGAGAAGATAAAATCTTTCATAGATAGTCGCTATCCCTTGGTGCAGACTTCCGAAGCGCATAGATATGTCGAAACAGGACATAAAAAGGGAAGTGTTGTCATAACGTTCTAA
- a CDS encoding DUF4139 domain-containing protein, translating to MRLQSTNNDCEKLSITLYNGGFGLVKEERSLHSEAPVAEIQYMDVAEKIETDSIIVSGVKIEEFNFDYDLVSQQKLLEKYLDHVVTIYDKERGEKTELRLLSVVDGIIGEKVDTKEIVMNPVGELILPSLPSGLMVKPALIWNIKQQLLNQNIKVSYLTQGIKWNGNYVLELQQDTFQLTGWVQIMNQSGTTYNQAQLKLIAGEVNRVDDILQPDYDELVVYSQIDVKEEEESFSEKSFADQHMYTLNRPVQLKNQQEKQINFLNIVNGKYKKYYHVNSYSEQPTILIEIENCKGNGMGIPLPKGKIKVYQEDEVDQTLEFTGEDEISHIPKDELVKLTIGKAFDIVTKNRERRRYRAYGKEYVDYVYEIKNKKSEMAMMKIDHSIYEKNWEMKESSHTFEQESSRNIVFWIDVPANEETVVSFTYEISNIIEIEVRK from the coding sequence ATGAGATTACAAAGTACAAATAATGATTGTGAAAAACTTAGTATTACTCTTTATAACGGTGGTTTTGGATTAGTGAAAGAAGAGAGGAGTCTTCATAGTGAAGCACCTGTGGCAGAAATTCAATATATGGATGTAGCGGAAAAAATAGAGACGGATTCCATCATTGTGAGTGGAGTGAAAATTGAAGAATTTAATTTTGATTACGACCTCGTTAGTCAACAAAAACTGCTAGAAAAATATTTAGACCATGTTGTCACGATTTATGATAAAGAGCGTGGTGAAAAAACAGAATTGCGGTTGCTAAGTGTAGTAGATGGAATTATTGGTGAAAAAGTCGATACGAAAGAAATTGTCATGAACCCTGTTGGGGAATTAATATTACCGTCTTTACCTTCTGGGCTCATGGTAAAGCCAGCGTTAATTTGGAATATTAAACAGCAACTTCTAAACCAAAACATTAAAGTTTCATATTTAACTCAAGGGATAAAGTGGAATGGTAACTATGTTTTAGAGTTGCAACAAGATACGTTTCAACTCACAGGCTGGGTTCAAATCATGAACCAATCAGGAACAACCTATAATCAAGCCCAATTAAAGCTGATCGCAGGGGAAGTCAATCGTGTTGATGATATTCTTCAACCTGACTATGATGAACTTGTAGTTTATAGTCAAATAGATGTTAAGGAAGAGGAAGAGAGCTTTAGCGAAAAAAGTTTCGCAGACCAACATATGTATACGTTAAATCGCCCTGTACAATTAAAAAATCAACAAGAAAAGCAAATCAATTTTCTTAATATTGTAAACGGGAAGTATAAAAAATATTATCACGTTAATAGTTATTCAGAACAACCCACCATATTGATAGAAATAGAAAACTGCAAGGGTAACGGCATGGGGATCCCATTGCCGAAAGGGAAAATTAAAGTGTATCAAGAAGATGAAGTTGATCAAACATTAGAATTTACCGGTGAGGATGAGATTTCTCATATACCAAAAGATGAGTTGGTTAAGCTTACGATCGGGAAAGCTTTTGATATTGTAACGAAAAATCGAGAAAGACGAAGGTATAGGGCTTACGGAAAAGAATATGTTGATTATGTTTATGAAATCAAAAATAAAAAATCCGAAATGGCCATGATGAAAATTGATCATAGTATTTATGAAAAGAATTGGGAAATGAAAGAGAGTAGTCATACTTTTGAACAAGAAAGTTCACGGAATATCGTATTTTGGATTGACGTTCCAGCCAACGAAGAAACGGTTGTTTCATTTACGTATGAAATAAGCAACATTATTGAAATCGAAGTTCGTAAATAA
- a CDS encoding alpha/beta fold hydrolase, translating into MKKKQNKEWSKHLSTIITDPDLQIGQTPRKLVWRKNKTTLWYYPTREKKFQTPLFLIYSLVNKSYILDLYPGMSMIEAFLKEGYDVYLLDFGEPGYEDKNLTLDDYILKYIDKGVKRALLHANVEEMSVIGYCLGGTLTAIYLAIASAPIKNVVLFAAPIDFENFQNHWKESLKNNNMNRNIHEIIDAYGIIPGKVVEGALRLVTSPFSYSSYLYLLQKSADEKAILKWRLLNKWLKDPVPFPGATLKQLIEDLGISNKLVNNKLAIDGKKVDLTNIEANTLVIATTDDQIVPEHLTKPIMDLISSKDKTFARIKGGHVSIAMTGKIPEVLQEWLSQRSNQFKK; encoded by the coding sequence GTGAAAAAGAAACAAAATAAGGAGTGGTCAAAACATTTATCCACTATTATCACCGATCCCGATCTACAAATAGGGCAAACTCCTAGAAAACTAGTATGGAGGAAAAACAAAACAACCCTCTGGTACTATCCAACAAGGGAAAAGAAATTTCAAACTCCCTTGTTTCTTATTTATTCCTTAGTCAATAAATCTTATATTTTGGATTTATACCCTGGAATGAGTATGATTGAAGCATTCTTAAAAGAAGGGTATGACGTTTATTTACTTGATTTCGGTGAGCCAGGATATGAAGATAAAAATCTTACATTGGATGATTATATTTTAAAGTATATAGACAAAGGTGTTAAACGAGCGTTGCTTCATGCTAACGTGGAGGAAATGAGTGTAATCGGTTATTGTTTAGGTGGTACTTTAACAGCGATATATTTAGCGATTGCTAGTGCACCGATAAAGAATGTTGTTCTTTTTGCAGCACCAATTGATTTTGAAAATTTTCAGAACCATTGGAAAGAGTCGTTAAAGAATAATAATATGAACAGGAATATCCATGAGATTATTGATGCGTATGGTATTATTCCAGGAAAAGTGGTGGAAGGTGCACTTAGATTAGTGACATCACCGTTTTCGTATAGTTCCTATCTGTATCTCTTACAAAAATCAGCTGACGAAAAAGCCATATTAAAATGGCGGCTGTTAAATAAATGGTTAAAAGACCCAGTTCCTTTTCCAGGAGCAACACTGAAACAATTGATAGAGGATTTAGGGATAAGCAATAAATTGGTAAATAACAAGCTAGCAATCGACGGAAAGAAAGTCGATTTAACCAATATCGAAGCGAATACGTTAGTCATTGCGACAACCGATGATCAAATCGTTCCTGAACATTTGACAAAACCCATCATGGACCTCATATCCAGTAAGGATAAAACGTTTGCGCGAATTAAAGGGGGACATGTTTCCATTGCCATGACAGGAAAAATCCCCGAAGTCCTTCAGGAATGGCTATCCCAAAGATCAAACCAATTTAAAAAATAA
- a CDS encoding polysaccharide deacetylase family protein, whose translation MKKIIKSISIAIVLLIAVSYSLNELSQSRMFQFFGGLVNSVETNEKVVALTFDDGPGVNTHEILDILRKHDVKGTFYLTGYEIEKYFEDAIQIVQEGHEIGNHSYSHQRMVFKSPSFIKDEIDKTDELIRQIGYEGEITFRPPYGKRLVLLPYYLSKEDRNTIYMNIEPDSYPEIAADANEIVNHVVENIRPGSIILLHVMYESRRESLNSVEGIITSLKEQGFTFVTITELLEYENQE comes from the coding sequence ATGAAAAAAATAATAAAAAGTATTAGTATTGCAATCGTATTATTGATTGCTGTAAGTTATTCATTAAATGAGTTATCTCAATCAAGAATGTTCCAATTTTTTGGTGGTTTAGTTAATAGTGTCGAAACAAACGAAAAAGTAGTAGCCTTAACATTTGATGATGGTCCTGGGGTAAATACACATGAAATATTAGATATTTTAAGAAAACATGATGTAAAAGGTACTTTCTACTTAACAGGATATGAAATCGAAAAATATTTTGAAGATGCGATTCAAATTGTGCAAGAAGGACACGAAATTGGAAATCACTCCTATTCACATCAAAGAATGGTTTTTAAATCTCCATCTTTTATTAAAGATGAAATAGATAAAACTGATGAGTTAATACGACAAATCGGTTATGAGGGAGAAATCACTTTCCGTCCACCTTACGGAAAAAGGTTAGTTTTGTTACCGTATTATCTATCTAAGGAAGATAGGAATACCATTTACATGAATATAGAACCTGATTCTTATCCAGAAATTGCTGCTGATGCAAATGAAATTGTAAATCATGTTGTAGAAAATATAAGACCGGGTTCAATAATTTTATTGCATGTCATGTATGAAAGTAGAAGAGAATCACTAAATTCAGTAGAAGGTATTATTACCTCATTAAAAGAACAAGGATTTACATTTGTAACAATTACGGAATTATTAGAATATGAAAATCAAGAATAA